The Vescimonas coprocola genome includes a window with the following:
- a CDS encoding BMP family ABC transporter substrate-binding protein: MKKILALILALVMALSLVACGSKDDNDTPDDGDKTNTIKVGLICIGDENDQGYTYNFIRGKEAATQALAAKGINVEWVIKYNKGENDDCTNANIECAEEGCQLIINNSYGHEPFMLKVAGKSEYKDIQFIGCANCGSRSDSLENTHNAFANIYEGRYVAGVVAGMKLQEMIDNGDITAEQAVIGYVGAFSFAEVISGFTAYYLGAKSVCPSVTMKVQFVGSWSDATEEANAASALCDAGCVMISQHSDNTTPATMAQTKGAFHTGYNNDMTGVAPDASLIGTRIDWAPYFEYAIETVYNGGTIDQDWCKGIADGSVVMTTLNEKICAKGTAEKVAEVEKALKDGTLQVFDTSKFTVKGETVTHAFALDTDGDFTPDAEEAVFDGAFHESYFQSAPYFTLQIDGIEWLNSAYGN, translated from the coding sequence ATGAAAAAGATCCTTGCGCTGATCCTTGCGCTGGTCATGGCTCTGAGCCTGGTGGCCTGCGGCTCCAAGGACGACAACGACACACCCGATGACGGCGACAAGACCAACACCATCAAGGTCGGTCTGATCTGCATCGGCGACGAGAACGATCAGGGCTACACCTACAACTTCATCCGCGGTAAGGAAGCCGCTACCCAGGCACTGGCTGCCAAGGGCATCAACGTGGAGTGGGTCATCAAGTACAACAAGGGTGAGAACGACGACTGCACCAACGCCAACATCGAGTGCGCCGAGGAAGGCTGCCAGCTCATCATCAACAACTCCTACGGCCATGAGCCCTTCATGCTGAAGGTGGCCGGCAAGAGCGAGTACAAGGACATCCAGTTCATCGGCTGCGCCAACTGTGGCTCCCGCAGCGACAGTCTGGAGAACACCCACAACGCCTTCGCCAACATCTACGAGGGCCGCTATGTGGCCGGCGTGGTGGCTGGCATGAAGCTGCAGGAGATGATCGACAACGGTGACATCACCGCCGAGCAGGCTGTCATCGGCTACGTGGGCGCTTTCTCCTTCGCTGAGGTCATTTCCGGCTTCACCGCTTACTATCTGGGCGCCAAGAGCGTCTGCCCCTCCGTCACCATGAAGGTCCAGTTCGTGGGCTCTTGGTCCGACGCCACTGAGGAGGCCAACGCCGCTTCCGCTCTGTGCGATGCCGGCTGCGTGATGATCTCCCAGCACTCCGATAACACCACCCCCGCCACCATGGCTCAGACCAAGGGTGCTTTCCATACCGGCTACAACAACGACATGACCGGCGTTGCTCCCGATGCCTCCCTGATCGGCACCCGCATCGACTGGGCTCCCTACTTTGAGTACGCCATCGAGACCGTCTACAACGGCGGCACCATCGATCAGGACTGGTGCAAGGGCATTGCCGACGGCTCCGTGGTCATGACCACCCTGAACGAGAAGATCTGCGCTAAGGGTACTGCCGAGAAGGTGGCCGAGGTGGAGAAGGCTCTGAAGGACGGCACTCTGCAGGTCTTTGATACCAGCAAGTTCACCGTCAAAGGTGAGACCGTCACCCACGCCTTCGCTCTGGATACCGACGGCGACTTCACCCCCGACGCCGAGGAGGCCGTGTTCGACGGCGCTTTCCACGAGTCCTACTTCCAGTCCGCCCCCTACTTCACCCTGCAGATCGACGGGATCGAGTGGCTGAACTCCGCCTACGGCAACTAA